A stretch of Paenibacillus mucilaginosus 3016 DNA encodes these proteins:
- a CDS encoding glycoside hydrolase family 1 protein, producing MEYIFPQQFMFGSATAAYQVEGNNTNSDFWAEEHAEGSPYQDKSGDAVDHYRLYREDIALMASLGLKAYRFSIEWARIEPAPGQFSLSAIAHYRDVLQACYEHRLTPVVAMHHFSSPQWLMRFGGWGSEEVPERFAKYCEFVFQELGDLIPYVLTFNEVNLPVMLREVFSSIGIIPPVGIDGAAWTAPGWRASAAQLCGTTADRYVTFHMISDEPKIALLMEAHRRARQTIKRLQPNAKVGLSMALSDIQSVPGGEAWAQQKWQQYFEQYLPALEGDDFFGLQNYTREVYGPEGRVTPAADAELTQMKYEYYPEALGQVIRKVAKALTLPIFVTEHGVATDDDERRIEFIRRGLQGVHACLEEGIDVRGYLHWTTFDNFEWNAGYSMRFGLIGVDRTTQERTVKESARYLGRIASTKVL from the coding sequence ATGGAATATATTTTTCCACAGCAATTTATGTTCGGCTCGGCCACGGCGGCTTATCAAGTCGAAGGCAACAATACCAACAGCGATTTTTGGGCGGAGGAGCATGCGGAAGGCTCTCCGTACCAAGACAAGTCCGGAGATGCAGTCGATCATTACCGTCTCTATAGAGAGGATATCGCACTCATGGCCAGCCTCGGGCTGAAGGCTTACCGCTTCTCGATCGAGTGGGCAAGAATCGAGCCGGCTCCCGGACAGTTTTCCCTGTCGGCCATCGCGCATTACCGGGATGTACTGCAGGCCTGCTATGAGCACAGGCTGACACCTGTCGTCGCTATGCATCACTTCTCATCCCCGCAGTGGCTGATGCGATTCGGAGGGTGGGGGAGCGAGGAAGTTCCGGAACGCTTCGCGAAGTATTGCGAATTCGTGTTTCAGGAGCTGGGCGACCTTATTCCCTACGTGCTGACATTCAATGAAGTCAATCTTCCGGTTATGCTCCGCGAGGTGTTCAGCAGCATCGGCATCATACCGCCGGTCGGCATTGACGGCGCAGCCTGGACGGCACCCGGATGGCGGGCATCCGCAGCACAGCTGTGCGGCACGACGGCGGATCGATACGTCACCTTCCACATGATCTCGGACGAGCCGAAGATTGCGCTGCTGATGGAAGCCCACCGCCGCGCAAGGCAGACGATCAAACGTCTGCAGCCGAACGCCAAAGTCGGGCTTTCGATGGCCTTATCCGACATTCAGTCCGTTCCGGGCGGAGAAGCATGGGCCCAGCAGAAATGGCAGCAGTATTTCGAACAGTATTTGCCTGCCTTGGAGGGCGACGATTTCTTCGGTCTGCAGAATTACACGAGGGAAGTCTACGGACCCGAGGGCCGGGTGACACCGGCTGCCGACGCCGAGCTGACCCAGATGAAATATGAGTATTACCCCGAAGCTCTGGGGCAGGTGATCCGCAAGGTTGCCAAAGCGTTGACGCTTCCGATATTCGTCACCGAACATGGCGTGGCTACGGATGACGACGAGCGGCGGATTGAATTTATCCGGCGCGGCCTGCAGGGGGTTCATGCTTGTCTCGAAGAGGGCATTGATGTAAGGGGCTATCTGCACTGGACGACCTTCGATAACTTCGAATGGAATGCCGGTTATTCGATGCGGTTCGGCCTGATCGGGGTGGACCGGACGACTCAGGAACGGACCGTGAAAGAAAGCGCACGTTATTTGGGACGGATCGCATCCACGAAAGTGCTGTAA
- a CDS encoding MFS transporter encodes MSSSAGIDNGNTGYGEKLSLKERLGYAVGDLSTNIIFTAISTFLTFFYTDIAGISAGVVGTIFLITRIVDGIIDIGIGALVDRTKSRHGKARPWIKWMAVPFGLSVMVLFTAPNLGETGAIIYASVTYFVCMMIYSAINIPYSAMNSLMTQDPYQRTVLNITRMVLSLTGGVAISMFTMPMVQAFGGGKMGWAITFGIIGAVSPLLYAITYKTTKERVKPVVVQKDIPLRKGARALLRNKYWIIVLLFSVILFLNTGISSALNIYYAQYILHDPGLVAALGIGSILPIIVGILLCAPLMKRIGKRNTILVGCFVTLAGSLLILVDPSHFEIVLISTILKTLGVAPAVATGSALLADTVEYGEWRTGARTEGLIFSGASLASKIGSGFGGAIVGWALAIGGYAGGLSEQSDSAITAIKLLYIGFPIVLVLLQIGFMFMYTLEKKLPSIVEELQSLSVPSEK; translated from the coding sequence ATGAGCAGCTCAGCGGGTATCGACAACGGGAATACGGGGTATGGGGAGAAGCTGTCGCTGAAGGAACGATTGGGGTATGCCGTGGGCGATTTATCGACGAATATCATCTTTACCGCGATCTCGACCTTTCTCACGTTCTTTTATACGGATATTGCCGGCATCTCGGCAGGCGTGGTGGGGACGATCTTTTTGATCACCCGGATCGTGGACGGTATCATTGATATTGGCATCGGCGCTTTGGTCGACCGCACGAAAAGCCGGCACGGCAAGGCCCGTCCCTGGATCAAATGGATGGCGGTTCCGTTCGGCTTGTCCGTCATGGTCTTGTTTACGGCTCCGAACCTGGGAGAGACCGGAGCGATCATATACGCGAGCGTTACCTATTTCGTATGCATGATGATCTATTCCGCCATCAACATCCCCTATAGCGCGATGAATTCGCTGATGACGCAGGACCCGTATCAGCGGACTGTGCTGAACATTACGCGTATGGTGCTGTCGCTTACGGGAGGCGTGGCTATCAGCATGTTCACAATGCCGATGGTGCAAGCCTTTGGCGGGGGCAAAATGGGCTGGGCGATCACCTTCGGCATCATTGGAGCGGTATCTCCTTTACTTTACGCGATCACCTACAAAACAACGAAGGAGCGGGTCAAACCCGTTGTCGTGCAGAAGGACATCCCCTTGCGAAAAGGCGCGAGGGCGCTGCTCCGCAACAAATACTGGATCATTGTCCTGCTGTTCTCAGTCATTCTTTTCTTGAACACCGGCATCAGCAGTGCGCTGAATATTTACTATGCCCAATATATTCTGCACGACCCCGGCCTGGTAGCGGCACTCGGGATCGGGAGTATACTTCCGATCATTGTCGGGATCCTGCTCTGTGCGCCGCTGATGAAACGCATCGGGAAGAGGAATACCATATTGGTCGGATGCTTCGTTACGCTGGCCGGTTCGCTTCTGATCCTGGTCGATCCCTCCCATTTTGAAATTGTCCTGATCAGCACGATTCTCAAAACACTCGGCGTTGCTCCGGCGGTTGCTACGGGCTCCGCTTTGCTGGCCGATACGGTGGAATACGGCGAATGGAGAACCGGAGCGCGCACGGAAGGCCTGATCTTCAGCGGAGCCTCGCTCGCCTCGAAGATCGGTAGCGGCTTCGGCGGCGCGATCGTCGGCTGGGCGCTCGCGATCGGCGGTTATGCCGGCGGGCTGAGTGAACAGAGCGATTCGGCGATTACGGCCATCAAGCTGCTCTACATTGGGTTCCCGATCGTCCTGGTGCTGCTGCAGATCGGGTTCATGTTTATGTATACGCTGGAGAAGAAGCTGCCTTCGATTGTGGAGGAGCTGCAATCCCTGTCCGTTCCGTCGGAGAAGTAA
- a CDS encoding ABC transporter ATP-binding protein: MNIHTEAPEGSKMKDSQLLLKLLSYAKPYWRMILLCISLAFLIVVADLVRPYILKVAIDGHINGLGHPMLSAPAGQQAAAELEKYGRVTEWNGREYVRLAPEEAAADRATAAAAGAQPAQIVSAGGRPWLIDGWLPAEAGEDEPAVTVRGEGSSAVLSAGGREFPARQLDEAAVGAFRAQDYRGFLELGAVFLAAVLGSALLGYLQSNLLQYTGQTIIFNIRQQLFHHLSRMSMSYFDRNPVGRLVVRVTQDTESLNQLYSQVVVNLVKDIIVLIGIIIVMLQLSVKLALLSFAVLPFLAALTFWYRSVIRQAQRHSRVILSRLNSFLAENLSGIRITQLFIREERQWEQFDRLNTDYYRAGMRGTVINSIFQPAIGFLGNLAIALLLWYGGASVIEGGITFGIVYAFTHYVRQFFQPLLSLAEKYNQIQTAMVGAERIFETLGEKPAIVDAAQPCKLPAEIRGEIRFENVWFAYSGEDWVLKDVSFTIHPGQTIAFVGATGAGKSSIIQLVGRFYDIQKGSIKLDGVDIRQIPLDDLRRYISIVQQDVFLFTGDIASNIRLNNTEITDEEIRQASRMVHMDDFVRSLPDGYGTLLGERGINLSLGQRQLLSFARAIAFRPQILILDEATSNIDTETELIVQDALHNISEGRTTMIVAHRLSTIQHADQIIVMHKGRVRETGNHYQLLAQRGYYYRLYELQYKEQKPVPKAR; this comes from the coding sequence GTGAACATACATACCGAAGCGCCGGAAGGCAGCAAAATGAAGGACTCGCAGCTGCTCCTGAAGCTGCTCTCTTACGCCAAGCCTTACTGGCGGATGATCCTGCTGTGCATCTCTTTGGCTTTTCTGATCGTGGTGGCCGACCTGGTCCGGCCCTACATCTTGAAGGTGGCCATCGACGGGCACATCAACGGCCTCGGGCACCCGATGCTCTCGGCGCCGGCCGGACAGCAGGCCGCCGCCGAGCTGGAGAAGTACGGCCGTGTGACCGAATGGAACGGCCGGGAGTATGTCCGCCTGGCGCCGGAGGAAGCTGCCGCAGATCGGGCGACAGCGGCAGCCGCCGGAGCGCAGCCCGCGCAGATCGTCTCCGCCGGGGGCCGGCCGTGGCTGATCGACGGCTGGCTTCCGGCAGAGGCCGGAGAGGATGAACCGGCCGTCACGGTGCGCGGCGAAGGGTCCTCGGCGGTGCTCTCGGCCGGCGGCCGGGAGTTCCCGGCCCGGCAGCTCGACGAGGCGGCGGTCGGAGCGTTCCGCGCCCAGGATTACCGCGGCTTCCTCGAGCTGGGAGCCGTCTTCCTGGCCGCCGTCCTCGGCAGCGCCCTCCTCGGGTACCTGCAGAGCAACCTGCTGCAGTATACGGGGCAGACGATCATTTTCAACATCCGGCAGCAGCTCTTCCATCACCTCAGCCGGATGTCGATGTCCTACTTCGACCGCAATCCGGTCGGCCGTCTTGTCGTGCGCGTCACGCAGGACACGGAGTCGCTCAACCAGCTGTACTCGCAGGTGGTCGTCAATCTCGTCAAGGATATAATCGTGCTTATCGGCATTATCATCGTCATGCTGCAGCTCAGCGTCAAGCTGGCGCTGCTGTCGTTCGCGGTGCTGCCATTCCTGGCGGCGCTCACCTTCTGGTACCGGTCGGTGATCCGGCAGGCGCAGCGCCACTCGCGGGTCATTCTCTCCCGGCTGAATTCGTTCCTCGCGGAGAACCTCTCGGGCATCCGTATCACCCAGCTCTTCATCCGCGAAGAGCGGCAGTGGGAGCAGTTCGACCGGCTGAACACGGACTACTACCGCGCCGGCATGCGCGGCACGGTCATCAACTCGATCTTCCAGCCGGCCATCGGGTTCCTCGGCAATCTGGCCATCGCGCTGCTGCTGTGGTACGGCGGGGCCAGCGTCATCGAAGGCGGCATCACCTTCGGGATCGTGTACGCCTTCACGCATTATGTGCGGCAGTTCTTCCAGCCGCTGCTGTCCCTTGCGGAGAAATATAACCAGATTCAGACGGCGATGGTCGGGGCGGAGCGGATCTTCGAGACGCTCGGCGAGAAGCCGGCCATTGTGGATGCGGCGCAGCCCTGTAAGCTTCCGGCCGAGATCCGCGGCGAGATCCGCTTCGAGAACGTCTGGTTCGCCTACAGCGGCGAGGATTGGGTGCTGAAGGATGTGTCGTTCACGATCCATCCGGGCCAGACCATCGCGTTCGTCGGGGCCACCGGGGCCGGCAAAAGCTCCATCATCCAGCTCGTGGGCCGCTTCTACGATATCCAGAAGGGCAGCATCAAGCTCGACGGCGTCGACATCCGCCAGATTCCGCTTGATGATCTGCGGCGGTATATCTCCATCGTGCAGCAGGATGTCTTCCTGTTCACCGGGGATATCGCCTCGAACATCCGGCTGAACAACACGGAGATCACGGACGAAGAGATCCGTCAGGCTTCGCGGATGGTGCACATGGACGACTTCGTCCGCTCCCTGCCGGACGGCTACGGCACGCTGCTCGGCGAGCGGGGCATCAACCTGTCGCTGGGCCAGCGGCAGCTGCTCTCCTTCGCCCGGGCGATCGCCTTCCGCCCGCAGATTCTGATCCTGGACGAAGCGACGTCCAATATCGATACGGAGACGGAGCTGATCGTGCAGGATGCCCTGCACAACATCTCCGAAGGCCGTACGACAATGATCGTCGCGCACCGTTTATCCACAATCCAGCATGCCGACCAGATCATCGTCATGCACAAGGGGCGGGTGCGTGAGACGGGGAACCATTACCAGCTGCTGGCACAGCGCGGGTACTATTACCGGCTGTATGAGCTGCAGTACAAGGAGCAGAAGCCGGTCCCGAAGGCGCGGTAA
- a CDS encoding YheC/YheD family protein, with protein MKPAKRTLVSKWTKTKRLLQNRGLRKFIPETRLFSRTNLLYLLKKYRMIYVKPVKGSGGKGVIRAEVRRIRGKTLLRYQQGTTIRTFTSFGAFYASLYRTKFPRPYLVQQGIPLLTLQGRPFDIRVMVQRTATRRWRTTGIIGRLAHPKRAVTNYHSQGRPLPLRILFASRLSPARRRRLTASLARLGLRIAHDLGRKYPGFRELGVDVGMDARLHPWVLEVNTAPDARIFNELKNKRIFRRVLLYAKANGRYKSRKLPRV; from the coding sequence ATGAAGCCGGCCAAACGGACCTTGGTGAGCAAGTGGACGAAAACCAAAAGACTGCTCCAAAACCGCGGTCTTCGGAAGTTCATTCCGGAGACGCGGCTCTTCAGCCGCACGAACCTGCTCTATCTATTAAAGAAATACCGCATGATCTATGTGAAGCCCGTCAAGGGCTCCGGCGGCAAAGGTGTAATCCGGGCCGAGGTAAGGCGGATACGCGGAAAAACACTGCTGCGCTATCAGCAGGGGACGACGATCCGCACATTCACCTCCTTCGGCGCCTTCTATGCTTCCCTGTACCGGACGAAGTTCCCCCGGCCGTATCTCGTCCAGCAGGGCATCCCTCTCCTGACCCTGCAGGGGCGTCCGTTCGATATCCGGGTCATGGTGCAGCGTACGGCCACCCGGAGATGGCGGACCACCGGCATCATCGGGCGGCTCGCCCACCCGAAACGGGCTGTGACGAACTATCACAGCCAGGGCCGGCCGCTGCCGCTTCGCATTCTCTTCGCCTCCCGCCTCTCTCCCGCCCGCAGACGCCGGCTGACCGCTTCCCTCGCGAGACTGGGGCTGAGAATCGCCCATGATCTCGGCAGGAAGTACCCCGGCTTCCGGGAGCTCGGCGTCGATGTCGGCATGGATGCGAGGCTGCACCCCTGGGTGCTCGAAGTCAATACCGCACCGGACGCGCGCATCTTCAATGAGCTGAAGAACAAGCGCATCTTCCGCCGGGTGCTGCTGTACGCCAAGGCGAACGGGCGGTATAAAAGCAGAAAGCTGCCGCGGGTGTAA
- a CDS encoding alpha-L-rhamnosidase yields the protein MNPLNVYSLSCEYRTNPLGLDVDRPRISWKLQSDRKAAMQSSYRVQVEASGRTFDNNPVWDSGVVASEQSIHVEYAGPELAPRTRYYYRVKVWDSCGRESDWSEAAWWETGLLGREPWRADWITPAADGLDAASEAVFLLRKSFSLQSRITSARIYASALGLYELYLNGSRIGEELLAPGWTSYGHRIQYQTYDVTALLRKGVNGIGLMLADGWYKGGMGEGKFRYGDRRAALLQLCVRYEDGSEAWIVTDSCWKAAAGPVLYSNIYNGEKYDARLEREGWSTGTFEDNDWKAVEVLDGPKDKLVAQENEPVRVTEEIRPAAVLLTPNGNTVLDMGQNMVGRIRLTVKAPAGTCIKLKHAEVLDKEGNIYFGNLKEARQEVEYIAKGEGTEVYAPRFTFQGFRYVRVEGYPGEAGVLPPDSFVGQVMHTDMNRTGGFECSDPLVNQLQRNIVWGQRGNFIDVPTDCPQRSERLGWTADAQVFVSTALFNYQGGPIFTKYMRDLKADQLPDGGIPFIIPNVQDGDSAAGWGDAAVIIPWTLYQYYGDKRILEEQYASMKAWVEYIRAQGENEYAWNTGFQFGDWLALDAKENSYVGATPRDLVATAYYAYSTRLLRSSAEILGRGEDAEEYGRLLDGILSYFRGEYVTPFGRMAAPTQTAHVLALVFGLVDGSARKRIARDLNELIVENDYHLTTGFVGTPYLCFALSDNGYHSTAVKLLQQQSYPGWLYPITKGATTVWEHWDSIKPDGSFWSDNMNSFNHYAYGSIGDWLYRKVAGLDMDFSAPAYKKLRLHPKPAARGLRSASASFESMYGEIRSGWRTADGRIEVTVRVPANTRAEVLLPGAQAAHVLAGGQPLAGTEGIGPGFETEEGLLLTVGSGDYTFTYKNDDLFRVAYTEESLVRELLAYEEDKELLVKHLPEVDRPPLKFYVKNLSLKQLMKDKSKGITAERVAGLLQELNRIVY from the coding sequence ATGAATCCATTGAATGTATATTCATTATCCTGCGAATACAGGACGAACCCGCTTGGGCTGGACGTGGATCGGCCGCGAATCAGCTGGAAGCTCCAATCGGACCGCAAGGCAGCGATGCAGTCGTCATACCGTGTGCAGGTGGAAGCCTCGGGCCGTACCTTCGACAACAATCCCGTCTGGGATTCCGGAGTCGTAGCCTCCGAGCAGTCCATTCATGTCGAATACGCCGGCCCCGAGCTGGCGCCGCGGACACGTTATTATTATCGTGTCAAGGTTTGGGATTCCTGCGGAAGGGAATCGGACTGGAGCGAAGCGGCCTGGTGGGAGACCGGCCTGCTTGGACGGGAGCCGTGGAGAGCGGACTGGATTACCCCGGCCGCGGATGGGCTGGATGCTGCCTCGGAGGCCGTATTTCTTCTCCGCAAAAGCTTTTCCTTACAAAGCCGCATCACATCGGCAAGAATATACGCATCGGCGCTTGGGCTCTATGAGCTCTATCTGAACGGCAGCCGTATAGGAGAGGAACTGCTCGCGCCAGGCTGGACCAGCTACGGGCACCGCATCCAGTATCAAACCTATGATGTCACGGCGCTTCTACGGAAGGGCGTCAACGGAATCGGTCTTATGCTGGCGGACGGCTGGTATAAGGGCGGTATGGGAGAGGGGAAATTCCGGTACGGGGACCGGCGGGCCGCCTTGCTCCAGCTGTGCGTCCGCTATGAGGACGGCTCGGAAGCGTGGATCGTCACCGATTCCTGCTGGAAGGCCGCAGCCGGACCGGTGCTTTATTCCAATATCTACAACGGAGAGAAATACGATGCCCGGCTGGAGCGGGAGGGCTGGAGCACGGGAACATTCGAGGATAACGATTGGAAGGCCGTCGAGGTGCTGGACGGGCCGAAGGACAAACTGGTGGCTCAGGAGAATGAACCGGTTCGTGTCACGGAGGAGATCCGTCCCGCGGCTGTTCTTCTCACGCCGAATGGCAATACGGTGCTGGACATGGGCCAGAATATGGTCGGCCGAATCCGGCTGACCGTGAAGGCGCCCGCCGGCACATGCATTAAGCTAAAGCATGCCGAGGTGCTTGACAAGGAAGGCAATATCTACTTCGGTAATTTGAAAGAGGCCCGGCAGGAAGTCGAATATATTGCCAAAGGGGAAGGGACCGAGGTGTATGCGCCCCGTTTCACCTTCCAAGGCTTCCGCTATGTCCGGGTCGAGGGCTATCCGGGAGAAGCGGGCGTGCTCCCGCCGGACAGCTTCGTCGGCCAGGTCATGCATACGGATATGAACCGGACAGGCGGCTTCGAATGCTCCGACCCGCTGGTCAATCAGCTCCAGCGCAATATTGTCTGGGGACAGCGCGGCAATTTCATCGACGTGCCGACGGACTGCCCGCAGCGCAGCGAGCGGTTGGGGTGGACGGCGGATGCGCAGGTGTTCGTCTCCACCGCCCTGTTCAATTACCAAGGCGGGCCGATCTTTACGAAGTATATGCGCGACCTCAAGGCGGACCAGCTGCCGGACGGCGGGATTCCCTTCATCATTCCGAACGTCCAGGACGGCGATTCCGCCGCAGGCTGGGGGGATGCCGCCGTCATCATCCCGTGGACGCTTTATCAATATTACGGCGATAAGCGGATCCTCGAAGAGCAGTACGCCAGCATGAAGGCCTGGGTCGAATATATACGCGCCCAGGGAGAGAACGAGTATGCCTGGAACACCGGCTTCCAGTTCGGTGACTGGCTGGCGCTGGATGCGAAGGAGAACAGCTACGTCGGGGCTACCCCGCGCGACCTCGTGGCAACCGCTTATTACGCTTACTCCACCCGGCTGCTGCGCAGCAGCGCCGAGATCCTCGGGCGAGGGGAGGATGCCGAGGAATACGGCAGGCTCCTGGACGGCATCCTCTCGTATTTCCGCGGGGAGTATGTGACGCCGTTCGGGCGGATGGCCGCACCGACGCAGACCGCTCACGTGCTTGCGCTCGTGTTCGGGCTGGTCGACGGTTCCGCCCGCAAGCGGATCGCCCGCGACCTGAACGAGCTGATCGTCGAGAACGACTACCATCTGACGACCGGCTTTGTCGGGACGCCTTATCTGTGCTTCGCGCTGTCGGATAACGGATACCACTCGACGGCCGTGAAGCTGCTGCAGCAACAGAGCTATCCCGGATGGCTGTACCCGATTACGAAGGGCGCCACGACGGTTTGGGAGCATTGGGACAGCATCAAGCCGGACGGCTCGTTCTGGAGCGATAACATGAATTCCTTCAACCATTATGCTTACGGCTCCATCGGGGACTGGCTGTACCGGAAGGTGGCCGGACTCGATATGGACTTCTCCGCGCCGGCCTATAAGAAGCTCAGGCTTCACCCGAAGCCGGCGGCAAGGGGGCTGCGGTCGGCCTCCGCTTCGTTCGAGTCGATGTACGGTGAGATTCGCTCCGGCTGGCGTACGGCCGACGGGCGGATCGAAGTTACCGTTCGCGTGCCGGCCAATACGCGCGCGGAAGTGCTGCTGCCCGGGGCACAGGCGGCACACGTGCTTGCAGGCGGCCAGCCGCTCGCCGGGACAGAAGGCATTGGACCGGGCTTCGAGACGGAGGAGGGCTTGCTTCTCACGGTCGGCTCCGGCGATTACACGTTCACGTATAAGAACGACGATCTGTTCCGGGTGGCCTATACCGAGGAGAGTCTCGTCAGAGAGCTGCTCGCTTACGAAGAGGACAAGGAGCTGCTGGTGAAGCATCTGCCCGAGGTCGACCGGCCGCCGCTGAAATTCTACGTCAAGAACTTAAGCCTCAAGCAGCTGATGAAGGACAAGTCCAAAGGGATTACCGCAGAGCGGGTTGCCGGCCTGCTGCAGGAGCTGAACCGGATCGTTTATTAA
- a CDS encoding NAD(P)/FAD-dependent oxidoreductase: MSQRYDLIVVGAGPAGIFACYEMTLKRPEAKVLLVDKGHDIYKRSCPILEEKIRLCPPPAGKKDFSGCLPACSITSGFGGAGAYSDGKFNITTEFGGWMTDYLQPSRVLELIRYVDEINLQHGAVPDLTDPTTAQVREIEQRGYAAGLKLLRAQVRHLGTEQNLEILKSIFEYLAPRIEMRFKTEVEDILTVKDGDSQVVKGIVLSGGDTCESDNVMIAPGRDGSAWLAQVLKKRRIRMFNNQVDVGVRVETSDIVMREINEHLYEGKFIYNTSVGTRVRTFCSNPSGHVVVENHSGVMAANGHSYKDANLGSPNTNFALLVSHKFTEPFDKPNEYAREICRRANDLSNGGVIIQKYGDIMRGRRSTPDRIKEGFLEPTLKEAVPGDLGLVLPYITMKSLIEMIQALEKVTPGIAAEHTLFYGVEAKFYSARPKLTEQFETEIRGLFCGGDGAGVTRGLAQAGAAGVWIARQVVDRIG; this comes from the coding sequence GTGAGTCAAAGGTATGATTTGATCGTAGTCGGCGCCGGACCTGCCGGCATATTCGCATGCTATGAGATGACGCTGAAGCGTCCGGAAGCCAAGGTGCTTCTCGTGGACAAAGGACATGATATCTACAAGCGGAGCTGCCCGATTCTCGAGGAGAAGATCCGGCTGTGTCCGCCTCCCGCGGGCAAAAAGGACTTCTCCGGCTGCCTGCCGGCCTGCTCGATCACGAGCGGCTTCGGCGGTGCGGGCGCCTACAGCGACGGCAAATTCAACATCACCACCGAGTTCGGCGGCTGGATGACCGACTATCTGCAGCCTTCCCGGGTGCTGGAGCTCATCCGCTATGTCGATGAGATCAACCTGCAGCATGGGGCGGTGCCGGATCTGACCGACCCGACAACCGCACAGGTGCGGGAGATCGAACAGCGGGGATACGCGGCCGGACTCAAGCTGCTGCGGGCCCAGGTGCGCCACCTCGGGACCGAGCAGAACCTGGAGATTCTGAAGTCGATCTTCGAATATTTGGCCCCCCGTATCGAGATGCGGTTCAAGACGGAAGTCGAGGACATCCTGACAGTGAAGGACGGCGACTCGCAGGTCGTCAAGGGCATTGTCCTGTCCGGCGGTGACACCTGTGAGAGCGATAACGTGATGATCGCCCCCGGCCGCGACGGTTCCGCCTGGCTCGCCCAGGTGCTCAAGAAGCGCCGGATACGGATGTTCAACAACCAGGTCGATGTAGGGGTGCGGGTCGAAACCTCGGATATCGTCATGCGCGAGATCAATGAACATCTTTACGAAGGCAAATTCATTTACAATACATCGGTCGGCACGCGGGTGCGCACCTTCTGCAGCAACCCTTCGGGCCATGTCGTGGTGGAGAACCACAGCGGCGTGATGGCGGCCAACGGCCATTCCTACAAGGATGCCAATCTCGGATCGCCCAATACGAATTTCGCGCTGCTCGTATCCCACAAGTTCACGGAGCCGTTCGACAAGCCGAACGAGTACGCCAGAGAAATCTGCCGCAGAGCCAACGACCTCTCGAACGGCGGGGTCATCATCCAGAAGTACGGCGATATCATGCGCGGCCGCCGCTCCACGCCGGACCGGATCAAGGAAGGCTTCCTCGAGCCCACGCTGAAGGAAGCGGTTCCGGGCGACCTCGGTCTCGTGCTGCCTTATATTACGATGAAGAGCCTCATCGAGATGATCCAGGCGCTCGAGAAGGTGACCCCGGGCATCGCGGCGGAGCATACGCTTTTCTACGGCGTGGAAGCCAAGTTCTACTCCGCCCGTCCGAAGCTCACCGAGCAGTTTGAGACGGAGATCCGCGGTCTCTTCTGCGGCGGAGACGGCGCCGGGGTGACCCGCGGCCTGGCCCAAGCCGGAGCCGCCGGCGTATGGATCGCCCGCCAGGTCGTCGACCGGATCGGCTGA
- a CDS encoding AraC family transcriptional regulator translates to MMETSELHDFLLDQSKLAVDWEEIKERLQPKVLTINGIPVFLFDLIFNIANQLIDDQLVISLQRPFATVPMHVHPYIELVYVYQGTCTVQINEQPIELAQGAMILIDKMTPHTVLETRPGDMVIDMKLRHDYLSSSFLNRLTGKSIISQFLINSMIDKRRTNQFLYFPLDGVKKTGQIMEQLMCEYFDRGVCSHDIINSYLVILFTELVRHADIRGAASPGRRQEDASIIDFLRYIEERYRDCSLVEMAAQFKFHPNALSAILKRATGKSFKDLLQLQRLNKAALYLKNTGMPITDIAEEVGYSSMSFFHKKFKEVFGETPSEYRNRKGE, encoded by the coding sequence ATGATGGAAACCTCCGAACTGCATGATTTTTTATTGGACCAAAGCAAGCTTGCCGTGGACTGGGAAGAAATCAAGGAAAGACTCCAGCCCAAAGTGCTGACCATCAACGGGATTCCCGTGTTTCTGTTCGACCTGATCTTTAACATTGCCAATCAGCTCATTGACGATCAATTGGTCATCTCCCTGCAGCGGCCCTTTGCCACCGTACCGATGCATGTTCATCCTTATATCGAACTCGTTTATGTCTATCAAGGGACCTGCACCGTTCAGATCAACGAACAGCCGATCGAGCTGGCTCAAGGCGCCATGATCTTGATCGATAAGATGACCCCTCACACCGTACTGGAGACAAGACCCGGCGACATGGTCATCGACATGAAATTAAGACACGACTATCTGTCTTCCAGCTTTCTGAACCGGCTCACCGGCAAAAGTATTATTTCTCAATTTCTCATTAACTCCATGATCGACAAGCGCAGAACGAACCAGTTTCTCTATTTTCCTCTGGATGGTGTCAAGAAGACCGGCCAAATCATGGAGCAGCTGATGTGCGAATATTTCGACCGCGGCGTCTGCTCGCACGACATCATCAACTCCTACTTGGTCATCCTGTTTACGGAGCTCGTCCGACATGCTGACATCCGGGGCGCAGCGTCACCGGGCCGCCGTCAAGAGGACGCCTCGATCATTGATTTTCTGCGCTACATTGAAGAACGCTACCGGGATTGCTCCCTTGTCGAGATGGCCGCCCAGTTCAAATTTCATCCGAACGCCCTATCCGCCATTCTGAAGCGGGCTACCGGGAAGTCGTTCAAGGATCTGCTTCAGCTCCAGCGGTTGAACAAGGCGGCCCTTTATCTCAAAAATACAGGGATGCCCATTACCGACATTGCCGAGGAAGTCGGCTATTCCAGCATGTCCTTCTTTCATAAGAAATTCAAAGAGGTCTTTGGCGAAACGCCAAGTGAATACCGCAATAGAAAAGGGGAGTGA